A region from the Halosolutus gelatinilyticus genome encodes:
- a CDS encoding alcohol dehydrogenase catalytic domain-containing protein, with product MRAAAFTELIGPDGVSVIDRPAPDPGPGEAVVDVEACAINRHDLWILEGDSAMVDAADLPFVTGLDVAGVVREVGDDVSEIDPGDEVVLCPNETCGTCRFCREGPENLCEEFSLYHGGLAEAATVRADRLLERPAGVSATAAAALPTAYLTAFHMLRRADVGAGDLVFVPGATGGVGVATVQLASIVGARTVGTSSSAAKLDRVRDLGLDHGIQSTDPDEIRDSLADLGPADAVINHLGGEYTALGQDALRRGGTMVVCGRTAGNASSIDVPDLFLGHKRIVGSTMGTQDDLRRLVDLVAAGDLDPAIDETYPLAETGNAFAAMRERESVGKLVVEP from the coding sequence ATGCGCGCCGCAGCCTTCACCGAGTTGATCGGCCCGGACGGAGTCAGCGTGATCGATCGGCCGGCCCCCGACCCCGGTCCCGGCGAGGCCGTCGTCGACGTCGAAGCCTGCGCGATCAACCGCCACGACCTGTGGATCCTCGAGGGCGACTCCGCGATGGTCGACGCCGCCGACCTGCCGTTCGTCACGGGGCTGGACGTCGCCGGCGTCGTCCGCGAGGTCGGCGACGACGTCTCGGAAATCGACCCCGGGGACGAGGTCGTCCTCTGCCCGAACGAGACCTGCGGAACGTGCCGGTTCTGCAGGGAGGGCCCGGAGAACCTGTGCGAGGAGTTCTCGCTGTACCACGGCGGCCTCGCCGAGGCCGCGACCGTCCGGGCCGATCGCCTCCTCGAACGCCCGGCGGGCGTCTCCGCGACCGCCGCGGCAGCGCTTCCGACGGCGTATCTGACCGCCTTCCACATGCTCCGGCGGGCTGACGTCGGCGCCGGCGATCTCGTCTTCGTCCCGGGCGCGACCGGTGGCGTCGGCGTCGCGACCGTCCAGCTCGCGTCGATCGTCGGCGCCCGAACCGTCGGCACCTCCTCGTCGGCGGCGAAACTCGATCGGGTCCGCGATCTCGGACTCGATCACGGGATCCAGTCGACCGATCCCGACGAGATCCGCGATAGCCTCGCGGACCTTGGCCCGGCCGATGCCGTGATCAATCACCTCGGCGGCGAGTACACCGCCCTCGGTCAGGACGCGCTGCGCCGCGGCGGGACGATGGTCGTCTGCGGGCGAACCGCGGGGAACGCGTCGTCGATCGACGTCCCGGATCTGTTCCTGGGACACAAGCGGATCGTCGGCTCGACGATGGGGACCCAGGACGACCTCCGGCGACTCGTCGACCTCGTCGCCGCCGGCGACCTCGACCCGGCGATCGACGAGACATACCCCCTGGCGGAGACCGGGAACGCGTTCGCGGCGATGCGAGAGCGCGAGAGCGTCGGGAAGCTCGTCGTCGAACCGTAG